TCTGTACTGTACTGCCAAGCCTTTCGGCTTTATCAACGTTAACATACTCAACGGTGCTGCCGGCAAGGGCAAACCAACCAATTAACGTAAGCATCACTATTACCAGCGCACCAAATAAATATCGTTGTTTCATCGATGTTGCTCAAGTTTTTTAATTTTTATGTCAAGCCGCCACAAGAACGAGGCAATACCGGCCCAGATGATCAGGACGCATGAGAGAACAATATAGGGTGCATTAAGAGCTAGAAATTCCATCATGGGTGTACTGACGAAGAAGTGTGCAATAGCTTGGCTATTCTGAACCGGACATTGGATAGCCAGAAGAAAAGAAGTGTAAACGAAAACAACGCAAGTCCGAAAACCCACTGTTTTGTAACGTTGATCGCATCACTCTTTGCTGAAAGCAGCGGGCCGGCGCCGGTATCATCCGAGCTGCCCGGATGAAGACCCGGCATCATCCGTGGCAGGATAAAAAACAGGAACGGAACAGCAACAAAACCAAGGATACTGTACGCCCCACTCAGTCGGGCACGTTGATGCGGATCCTGCACTGAACTGCGCAGCAAGAAATACGCACCATAAATCAGCAGCACCAGGAATATTGCTGTTTGCTTCGGGTCCCAGTTCCAAAACATCCCCCAGTTAAATCGTGCCCATACAGCACCGGTTATGGTAGCAAGGATTCCATACAGAGTAGCCACGGCTATCATGGACATGGAAGCGTGATCGTAATCCAGGTTTCTGGTCCGAAGGTACCTGATGCCAAAAATCATTGCCACAAGGTATGCCACGGTAGCAACCCAGCTCATTGGTACATGGAAGAAAATAATCCGTGCGCGTTCTGCCAAACCGGTTATGTACGGCATGGTCAGCACCGGATCGGTAGCCACAGTTCGGACACCGCGAAAATGGGTGTCAGTCAGCCGGCGTACCTCAACAACGGCTGTCTGATATCCGCTATGGGTATCCGATACAATGTTATCAACCTGGATTATGACACGAGAATCCCGTGCGTCAGCCCATAACCCACCGTCGGCCGGACGCAGTAATACCGGAACAACAATTTCTGAATCCATTCGGGAAGCGGTTACGGCATCAGTAACCGTACCTGCCGTTGGCGGCCATATACCCAGAACAAGCGTAACAGTGATCGTAACAATACACAGTGTCTTCCACCAACCCGGATAACCACCGTTTGCACCACGTTTCCACCAGCCAATGCCTAACCAAACTCCAAGAATC
This is a stretch of genomic DNA from Ignavibacteria bacterium. It encodes these proteins:
- the ccsA gene encoding cytochrome c biogenesis protein CcsA, coding for MKFAIMMGATILGVWLGIGWWKRGANGGYPGWWKTLCIVTITVTLVLGIWPPTAGTVTDAVTASRMDSEIVVPVLLRPADGGLWADARDSRVIIQVDNIVSDTHSGYQTAVVEVRRLTDTHFRGVRTVATDPVLTMPYITGLAERARIIFFHVPMSWVATVAYLVAMIFGIRYLRTRNLDYDHASMSMIAVATLYGILATITGAVWARFNWGMFWNWDPKQTAIFLVLLIYGAYFLLRSSVQDPHQRARLSGAYSILGFVAVPFLFFILPRMMPGLHPGSSDDTGAGPLLSAKSDAINVTKQWVFGLALFSFTLLFFWLSNVRFRIAKLLHTSSSVHP